The genomic stretch CACAATGACCTCTTCGTCGAGTACCTGCGTGCGGGCCTGTCCACCGCCCGGCTGCTGGAGGAGCTCACGGAGTGATCGCTCCGGCCCGCCTCGGGCGGGCAAAAGGGACTTCCTTATGAATAAGGTGTCCGGGCCACCATGAACAAGGTGTCGGGGCCACCGCTCACCTCGGAACCACAGGAGCACCGTGCCCCTCAGCCGTGTCCGTACGACCGCAGCCGTCGCCCTGGTGGTGGCGGCCGCCGCGGGCTGCGGTGACGCCGGCGGGCTCAAGGGCGCGGGCGCCACGCCCACCGCGGTGAGCCCGGCCCGGCTGTGGCCGGAGCTGACGCCCGCCTCCAGCCCCGCCTTCGAGATCGGCGAGGTGACCACCGAGGTCGTCAAGGGCGTCGAGGTGCCCGGTGACGACATCCGCCGGGTGGACCTGGTCGCGGTGGTCCGCGCGGAGATCGAGTCGAACCCCGACGACTACGAGGGCGCGAAGGCGCCGTACCGCGAGACGGCCCGCCGGATGGCGGACTGCGGGCCGAGCGGCGGCGACGCGTCCCGCTGCCCGGTCCTCACCCCGTACTTCCGGGACCTGAGCGGCGACGGCCACGAGGACCTGACCCTCGGCTTCCAGCTGCTGCCCGACAAGCTCACCGCCATCCGCGTCTACACCGTCCAGAAGCACCGCCTGGTCCGCGTCATGTCCTACGACGACGCCGTCAGCGGCGTCGAGCTGGCTGGGCGGTCCGTGATCATCCGCGCGCCCTCGGAGGTCGCGGGGTACGAGTACCGGCTCCAGTGGACCTGGGACGCGCAGGCCAACGCGATGCTGCTGACGCATGACGAGATGCTGCGCACCGGCTCGCGCCAGCACTCCCCCAAGCCGTCGGCGACCTCCTCCGCGAACGCTTCCTCCGCGAGCGGTCGATGAGGCTCGCGCTGCCCCGCTGGGCCGGGACGCTCGCCACCAAGGCCGCCGTGTTCATCACCGTGATGTGCTGCGCGCTCACGGCGCTGCTCGGGGTGCTCGTGCATGTCTCGGTGACCAACCAGACCGTCGGGCGGGCCCGCAGCGAGGCGCTGTCCCGGCTGACCGACGCGACGGCCGCGTACGAGGCCGGGGACCGGCCGGCGCCGGGCGCGGGCGTCGATCCGCCGGGGCTGCCCGGGGCGCTGCGGAAGCTGGCGGTCGCCGGGGACCGGGGCACGATGGTCGCCGACCACCAGGGCCGTCCGACGATGTGGGCGGCGGGGCCGGCCGACGGTTCGCGGGCGCTGGCGGTGCAGGTCGACTACTCGCAGCAGGCCCGCACGATCGACGGCCTCGACCGGGCGATCCTGTGGTCCTCGGCGCTGGCCATCGGGATCACGCTGCTGGTCGGCGCGCTCGCGGTGACGCGCGTGACCCGGCGGCTGCACACCACGGCGCAGGTGGCCCGCCGGATCAGCGGCGGCGACCTGGACGCCCGCGTCGACGATCCCCGTACGAAGGATCCGACGCGCCCTCAGGACGAGGTCGCCGCGGTGGCCGCCGCGCTGGACTCCATGGCGGCGTCGCTCCAGGGCAAGCTCCAGGCCGAGCAGCGGTTCACCGCGGATGTGGCGCATGAGCTGCGGACGCCGCTGACGGGGCTGCACGCGGCGGCTGAGCTGTTGCCTCCGGGGCGGCCGACGGAGCTGGTGCGGGACCGGGTCGCCGCGCTGCGGACGCTGACGGAGGATCTGCTGGAGATCTCGCGGCTGGACACCGGGCGGGAACGGCTCGATGTGGACACCGAGCAACTGGGGGCGGTGGCCGAGCGGGTGGTGCGGGGCGCGGGGGAACCCACCGAGGTCGTCGTGGTTCGGGATGTCGCGGTGGAGACGGATCGGCGGCGGCTGGAGCGGGTGCTGGGGAATTTGGTGGCCAATGCGCATCGGCATGGGCGGGGGCCGGTGTCTCTGACGGTGGATGGGGCGCAGGTCGTTGTGCGGGATCACGGGGATGGGTATCCGGTGTATTTGCTTGAGCATGGGCCGCAGCGGTTTCGGACTGAAGGGGGTGCGAAGGGGCATGGGCTGGGGCTGACTATCGCGTTGGGGCAGGCGGAGGTTTTGGGGGCGCGGTTGTCCTTTGCCAATGCGGAGGATGGTGGGGCCTTGGCGACACTGTCTCTGCCGGTCGGTGGGGGTTGAGCGCGCAGTTCCCCGCGCCCCTAGGTTCTTCCGGATGGCCCATGTTGAGAGGCGGCCGGAGTCTTGCGCTCATAGCGTGGCGGATAGTCAGGTTTCGCCCCCTTCATGGAGGTACACCCCATGTCGCTTCGCTCCCGTCTCTCCATATCCCTCGTCGCCGGCGCACTCGTCGCCGCGGCTGCCGCCGCTCCCGCCGTCGCCGGCGAGGACTGGGGCGGGCATCACCAGAACCACCACCCCCGGCTCTACAAGGGCGTCGTGACCGCCAACACCCTGCTGTTGCGCAGCGCACCCAATCGAGGGAGCCAGGTCATCCGGACCGCGCACCGCGGGCAGATCGTGAAGATCTTCTGCAAGACGGTCGGCCAGAACATCCAGGGCAACCCGCTCTGGTACCTCCTGCCCGACGGCACCTGGGCCTGGGGCGCCGCCCGCTACATCAACAACATCGGGCCCGCGCCACGCTGGTGCTGAGCCGCAAGGCACACAAGACGCCCTATTTGGGTAAGTTCCGGACATGAGCAAGGCCGGAACCACCGAGGCGCAGGCGGACGCACCCGCTCCCGCCGTACGCCTCCCCCGGCGCCGTGGCATCGAACTGGCCCTCATCGTCGTGGCCGTCCTGCTCTCCGTGTACGGCTACTGCGCTGTCGGTCTCGCCCGCGCCGGCACCGTCCCGCCCGGCGCCGCCGGTTACGGCGCCGGGCTCGGTGTGCTGGCGCTCGTCGCCCATCTGGCGGTGCGACTGCGGGCGCCGTGCGCGGACCCGCTGCTGCTGCCGATCGGCGTGCTGCTCAACGGTCTCGGACTGGTCCTGATCTACCGGCTCGACCTGGAGACCCCGGGCGACCGGGCGGCGCCCGCCCAACTCGTGTGGTCCACGCTGGGGGTGGGCTTCTTCATCGTGACCGTGGTGCTGTTGCGCGACCACCGTGTCCTTCAGCGTTATGCGTACGTCAGTGTGGTCGGCGCCCTCGGTCTGCTGATTCTGCCGATCCTGTTCCCCTCGGTGAACGGGGCCCGGATCTGGATCCGGATCGCCGGATTCTCCATCCAGCCGGGCGAGTTCGCGAAGGTCCTGCTGGCGGTGTTCTTCGCCGCGTATCTGGCCGCGAACCGGGGGGCGCTTGCCTATGCGGGCCGCCGGGTGTGGCGGCTGCAACTGCCGACCGGGCGGGTGCTCGGGCCGATCGTCGCGATCTGGCTGCTGAGCGTCGGCGTACTGATCCTGGAACGGGACCTCGGCACCTCGCTGCTGTTCTTCGGCCTGTTCGTGGTCCTGCTGTACGTCGCGACCGGGCGCACCGGATGGATCGCCGTGGGGCTGCTGCTGGCGGCCCTCGGCGCGGTCGCCGTCGGCTGGCTGGAACCGCATGTGCACAGCAGGGTCGACGACTGGCTGCATCCGCTCGCCTCGATCGAGGCGGGCCAGGGCCCCAACCAGCTCTCCCAGTCGCTGTTCTCCTTCGCGTCGGGCGGCATGCTCGGCACCGGCCTGGGGCTCGGCCACTCCGTGCTGATCGGGTTCGCCGTGAAGTCGGACTTCATCCTGGCCACCGCGGGCGAGGAACTGGGCCTGGCCGGACTGTCCGCGATCTTCCTGCTCTACGGCCTGCTGGTGGAGCGCGGCTACCGGGCGGGCCTCGCGCTGCGCGACCCCTTCGGACAACTGCTCGCGGTGGGGCTCGCCTCGATCGTCGCGCTCCAAGTCTTCGTGATCGCGGGCGGTGTGACCGGGCTGATCCCGCTCACCGGCATGGCGATGCCGTTCCTGGCGCAGGGCGGTTCGTCGGTGGTCACCAACTGGGCGATCGTGGCGCTGCTGGTCCGGGTGAGCGACTCGGCGCGCAGGCGGTACGAGACGGACGGGACGGAGACCGAGTGACCCGGCACATCCGGCTCGCGGCCGTCTTCTGCGCCTTGTTGCTGGCCGCGCTGCTGGTGAACGCCACCCGCATCCAGGTCTTCGAGGCGGGCGGGTACGACGAGAACCCGGCCAACCGGCGGCAGACCATCGCCCGGTACGGGCAGCCGCGCGGCGACATCCTGGTCGGCGGCCGGCCGGTCACCGGGTCGAAGGACACCGGCGAGCAGCTCCGCTACGAACGCACGTATCTGGACGGCCCGTTGTACGCGCCGGTGACCGGCTTCGCCTCGCAGGTGTACGGAACGAGCCTGCTGGAGCACGCCGAGGACGGGGTGCTGTCCGGCGCGGATCCGATGCTGGCGCCGTTCCCGCTGCTGGGCGAGCTGACCCGGGCGCGGAATCCGGGCGGCGATGTGGTGACGACGCTGCACGCGGGCGCACAGCGGGCGGCCTACGACGGGCTCGGCGGGCGCAAGGGCGCGGTGGCGGCGGTGGAACCGTCGACGGGGCGGATCCTGGCGCTGGTGTCGACGCCGTCGTACAACCCGGAGGCGCTGTCGGGGAACGGGCCGACGGTGGCGCGGTCCTGGATCGGGCTGAACGAGGACCCGGACAAGCCGATGCTCAACCGGGCGGTGCGGCAGACGTATCCGCCGGGGTCGACCTTCAAGGTGGTGACCGCGGCGGCGGCGCTGGACGCGGGGGTCGTCGGGGATGTCGACGAACCGACGGTCTCCCCCGACCCGTACACGCTGCCGGGTACCTCGACGAGCCTGACGAACGAGGCGACGGGGTGCGCGGACGTGTCGTTGCGGGCCGCGTTCATGTGGTCGTGCAACACGGTGTTCGCGAAGCTGGGGGTGCGGGTGGGGGTGGGCGATCTGGCGGCCACCGCACAGGCGTTCGGGTTCAACGACGCGGGGGTGCGGATCCCGTACTCGGTGGCCCCGAGCACCTTCGACACGACGGTCGACCGGGCGCAGCTCGCGCTGTCGGCGATCGGGCAGTACAACACGCGGGCGACGCCCCTTCAGATGGCGATGGTGGCGGCTGCGGTGGCGAGCGGGGGGCAGGTGCGCGAGCCGTATCTGGTGGAGCGGACGGTGCGTTCGGGGGGCGCGACGCTGACCACGGCCGGGTCCCGGCCGGTCCGGCAGGCGATGCATCCGGCGACCGCGCTGCGGCTGCGGGAACTGATGACGGACGTGGTGCGGGAGGGCACCGGTACGAACGCGGCGATCCCAGGGGTGACCGTCGGCGGCAAGACCGGTACCGCACAGCACGGCATCGGCAACTCCGGGACGCCGTATGCCTGGTTCGTGTCGTGGGCGGAGGGTGAGCGGGACGTGGTGCCGAAGGTGGCGGTCGCGGTGGTGGTGGAGGACGCGGAGGCGGACCGCGGGGAGATCAGCGGGGGCGGGGACGCGGCGCCGATCGCGCGGGCGGTGATGGAGGCGGTGCTCGGTGGGTGAGACGGGGGTTCCCGCGCCCGGTGTGCCCGACCTAACGTTCGGTCTATGACTCCCGCATTCGAGCTTGCCGAAGTCAACATAGCCCGCCTCAAATTCCCGCTGGACTCACCACAGTTGAAGGACTTCGTCGACGCACTCGATCCGGTGAACGCCGACGCCGACTCCGCCGACGGATTCGTCTGGCGCCTCCAGAGCGAGGGCGGCGACGCGACGGACATCCCCGTCCTCGGGGACGAGTGGCTGATCATCAACATGTCGGTGTGGCGCGACACCAACTCCCTCACGGCCTACATGTACCAGGGCCGCCACCGCGAAATGCTGGCCCGCCGCCGCGAATGGTTCGAGAAGGTCCAGGAGGCCATGCTGGCCATGTGGTGGGTCCCGGCCGGCCACCGCCCGACGGTCGCCGAGGCGGAGGCACGCCTGCTGCACCTGCGTACGAACGGCCCGACCCCGTACGCCTTCACCCTGCGCACCTCGTTCCCGCCGGGCGCGTCCCAGCCGGTCCTCGGCGAGGTGCCGGAGGGGCTCGGCTGCTCGGTCTAGCGACCGTTCTCGATGGCTTCCCGCACCTCCGCGACCCGCTCCCGCTCCTCCACCGCGAAGCGCTCCGCGTCCAGTTTCTCGGCGATCTCCTCGTCCTCGGTCATCAGCAGGTCGAGGTTGGAGTTGCCCAGGTCGAAGACGCCCATGTCGACGTAGGCCTGTTGGAGGCGCTTGCCCCACAGGCCTATGTCCTTGACGCAGGGGACTATGCGGGAGAAGAGCAACTGGCGGAACAGGGCCAGGAATTCGGACTGTTCGCTGTACTGCTCGGCCTCGGGGGTGGGGATGCCGAAGTTCTCCAGGACTTCGACGCCTCGCAGGCGGTCCCGCATCAGGTAGCAGCCCTCGATGACGAACTCCTCGCGTTCGCGGAGTTCGGCGTCGGTGAGCTGCTTGTAGTAGTCCCTGAGCGCCATCCGGCCGAAGGCCACATGGCGGGCCTCGTCCTGCATGACGTAGGCGAGGATCTGCTGCGGCAGGGGCTTGTCCGTGGTGTCGCGGATCATGCCGAAGGCGGCGAGGGCGAGGCCCTCGATGAGGACCTGCATGCCGAGGTAGGGCATGTCCCAGCGGCTGTCGCGCAGGGTGTCGCCGAGCAGGGACCGGAGGTTGTCGTTGACCGGGTAGAGCATCCCGATCTTCTCGTGCAGGAAGCGGCCGTAGATCTCGGCGTGCCGGGCCTCGTCCATCGTCTGGGTCGCCGAGTAGAACTTGGCGTCCAGGTCCGGGACCGACTCCACGATGCGCGCGGCGCAGACCATCGCGCCCTGTTCGCCGTGGAGGAACTGGCTGAACTGCCAGGAGGCGTAGTGGCGGCGTAACTCGCCCTTGTCGGCTTCGGTCAGCTTCGCCCAGTGCCGGGTGCCGTAGAGGGACATCGCCTCGTCGGGGGTGCCGAGCGGGTCGTAGGGGTCGACCTCCAGGGTCCAGTCGATGCGTTTCTGTCCGTCCCACTGCTTGTCCTTGCCCTTCTGGTACAGGGCGAGCAGACGGTCGCGGCCGTCGTCGTACTCCCAGGCGAAGCGGGCCGCGCCGGTCGCCGGCACCTGCCAGTGAGGGTCTCCCGGGTCGGTGGCGTACAGGTCGTAGGTCGGCATGTCCCGCAGGCTCCCGCGCGGTAGACGCGGGGTCAACAAGTGCCGCGCGAGGGATTGACGAGCTTGCTGACGCGCAGTCTCATAAGGGGACGGAGGATGTGACCGCGGGTAACGAGTGGGGAGAACCATGACGCCGTTCACGGACGCCGACGCGGTGGAGGGGCTGCGCGACGCGCTGGGTCTGCTGAAGGACCGGGAGCAGGTGGCCGAGCGGCTGCTCGACTCCTCCGCGAAGCACTCCTTCGACCCCGACAAGGAGCTGGACTGGGACGCGCCCTTCGAGGAGGGCAAGTGGTTCTGGCCGCCGGAGCTGGTGTCGCTGTACGACACCCCGATCTGGAAGCGGATGAGCGAGGAGCAGCGGATCCTGCTCTCGCAGCACGAGGCGGCGGCGCTGGCCTCGCTGGGGATCTGGTTCGAGCTGATCCTGATGCAGTTGCTGGTGCGGCACGTCTACGACAAGGCGGCGACGAGCGCGCATGTGCGGTACGCGCTGACCGAGATCGAGGACGAGTGCCGGCACTCGAAGATGTTCGCGCGGCTAATCTCCCGTGGGGAGACGCCGTGGTACCCGGTGAGCCGGGTGCATCAGAACCTGGGGCGGCTGTTCAAGACGATCTCCACGACTCCGGGGTCCTTCACGGCGACGCTGCTCGGTGAGGAGGTCCTGGACTGGATGCAGCGGCTGACGTTCCCGGACGAGCGGGTGCAGCCGCTGATCCGGGGCGTGACGCGGATCCATGTGGTGGAGGAGGCTCGGCATGTCCGCTACGCCCGTGAGGAGCTGCGGCGGCAGATGGTGACGGCGCCGAAGTGGTCCCAGGAGTTCACCCGGGTCACCTCCGGGGAGTTCGCCCGGATCTTCTCGGTGGCCTTCGTGAACCCCGAGGTCTACACGAATCTGGGGCTCGACCAGCGCGAGGCCGTGGCGCAGGTGCAGGCCAGCGGGCACCGGCGGGAGGTCATGCAGACGGGGGCCAAGCGGCTGACGGACTTTCTGGACGACATCGGGGTGCTGCGGGGGGTGGGGCGGCGGCTGTGGAAGTCGTCGGGGCTGCTGGCGTAGGAAGCGGCTCGAACAGGCTGGTACGAGGCGGCTCGGGTACTGGTGCAGCGGTTAGTCTGCACGTCATGAGCCCCTCGGCACCCACCCCCGCCTATCGACGCCTCAGTGTCGAGGAGCGGCGCAGTCAGCTGCTCGCGGCCGCCTTGTCGCTGTTCGCCCACCGGGCGCCCGAGGAGGTGTCGCTCGACGACGTGGCGGAGGCGGCCGGGGTGTCGCGGCCGCTGGTGTACCGGTACTTCCCCGGCGGCAAGCAGCAGCTCTACGAGGCTGCCCTGCGGTCCGCCGCCGAGGAGCTGGAGCAGTGCTTCGACGAGCCTCGGGAAGGGGCGCTGATCGAGCGGCTCGGGCGGGCGCTCGACCGGTATCTCGCCTTTGTCGACGAGCATGACGCCGGGTTCAGTGCCCTGCTTCAGGGCGGGAGTGTCGTCGAGACCTCTCGGACCACCTCCATCGTCGACGGGGTGCGACGGGCCGCCGCCGAGCACATCCTCAGTCATCTGGACGTCAGCGAGCCGGGCCTCAGGCTGCGGATGACCGTCAAGCTGTGGATCACCTCGTGCGAGGCGGCCTCCCTGCTCTGGCTCGACGAGGGCAAGCAGCCGCCCGTGGACGAACTGCGCGACTGGCTCGTCGACCAGTTCATCGCCGTGCTCTCGGTCACCGGCGCCCGCGACCCGCAGACCGCCGCCCTGGTCAAGGCCCTGGGCGGGGATGACTGACACTGGTCCCGTGAAGAGCGAAGACACCCCCTTCGAGGGCGGGCCCCTGGACGGGCGCGTGCTGCCCGTGCTGCTCGGGGTCACCGGGCACCCGCCCAAGACGTACCGCGTCCCCGTCCCGGACCCCGACGGCGGCCCGCCCACCGTGCTGCTCTACAGCCGCGTCCCCCGCGTCGAGGGCCGCCAGATCGGGCTCACCCGGCGCTGGAAGTACCTCTACGACCCCGAGGGGCGGCACACGCACAAGCTGAAGTGGCCGTGGACGAAGCCAGGCGCCACGCCGGGCGGCAAGCCGGACGACGCGGACGGGTGATCCCGTTGCGCCGAACCGCGCACACCCGGCGCGCGGACCCGGCGCCCCCGTTCGATGCTCGCGGTGCGGAGCAGAGGGGCTGCCCGCACCGGAGGTGATGACGTGTCAGGAAGGCTTCCGCGTCTGGTGTGTACGGCGGCGATGGCGGCCGGCACGGTCCTCGCGCCGCTCCCCGCCGCGGCCGTACCGGAGCCCGGCGAGCCGTCGGTGTCCCGTCTTCTGACGGACCTTCAGCGTCTGTACCGGGAGGCGGAACGCGCCACCGAGACGTACAACGCCACCGAGGAGCGGCTCAAGGAACAGCGCGCCGAGGTCAGGCGGCTGGACGGGGAACTCTCCCGGGTGCGGCTCTCCCTGCACGACAGCCGGGGCGCGGCGGGGCGGCTGGCCCGGCAGCAGTACCAGGGCAGCACCGAGATCTCCTCGTACGTACGGCTGCTGCTCGCCCGTTCTCCGCAGCACGCGCTCGAACAGGGGCATGTGATCGGGCAGTTGGCGCGGGAGCGGGCCGAGACGGTGGGGCGGCTGACCGGCAGCGAGAAGAAGGCCGACGAGCTGGCGCGCAAGGCCCGTACCGCCCTGGACAAGCAGCTTGCGCTCGCCGAGCGGCAGAAGAAGGACCGGGACGAGGTGCGCGGGCGGCTGTCGGACGTCGAGGAGATGCTCTCCTCGCTCACCGCCGAACAGCTGGGGGAGATCGCCGAGTTGGAGGAGAAGGGCGTCCAGGACGCCCAGCGGGACCTCGTCACCTCCGGGGCGCTGGGCGCCGGGCCCGCCGAGGCGTCGAGCGCGGGCGAGAAGGCGGTGCGGTACGCCATGCGGCAGCTCGGGAAGCCGTACGAATGGGGTGCCGAGGGGCCGCGGACGTACGACTGCTCCGGGCTCACCTCGGAAGCCTGGGACCACGCCGGTACGTCCATCCCCCGCACCAGCCAGGAGCAGTGGGCGCGGCTCCCCAGGGTGGAGCTGGACGGACTCCGGCCGGGCGACCTGGTCGTCTATCACCGGGACGCCACGCATGTGGCCATGTATCTGGGTGCGGGCGAGGTGGTCGAGGCGCCCAGGACGGGTGAGCGGATCAAGGTGTCCCCGATCGCTGCCCACCCGATCCTGGGGGCGGTGCGTCCCGACGGGGATCAGGCCAGCGAGGCGAGGTAGGCCTCGGTCTTCTCCGGCTCGTAGAAGAAGTTCTCGAAGTCCGCGGGGTCGTTGAAGGCGTTGGCGAAACGGTCCGCCGCGGGCTGGATCTGGCCGGCCGCGCCGATGAGGTTCAGGATGTGCTCCGGCGGCGGGGCGAGCATGGCGTTGGTCCACTTGGTGACGTGCTGAGCCGTCTCCCAGTAGCGGTCGAACGTCGC from Streptomyces davaonensis JCM 4913 encodes the following:
- a CDS encoding TetR/AcrR family transcriptional regulator → MSPSAPTPAYRRLSVEERRSQLLAAALSLFAHRAPEEVSLDDVAEAAGVSRPLVYRYFPGGKQQLYEAALRSAAEELEQCFDEPREGALIERLGRALDRYLAFVDEHDAGFSALLQGGSVVETSRTTSIVDGVRRAAAEHILSHLDVSEPGLRLRMTVKLWITSCEAASLLWLDEGKQPPVDELRDWLVDQFIAVLSVTGARDPQTAALVKALGGDD
- a CDS encoding AurF N-oxygenase family protein; its protein translation is MTPFTDADAVEGLRDALGLLKDREQVAERLLDSSAKHSFDPDKELDWDAPFEEGKWFWPPELVSLYDTPIWKRMSEEQRILLSQHEAAALASLGIWFELILMQLLVRHVYDKAATSAHVRYALTEIEDECRHSKMFARLISRGETPWYPVSRVHQNLGRLFKTISTTPGSFTATLLGEEVLDWMQRLTFPDERVQPLIRGVTRIHVVEEARHVRYAREELRRQMVTAPKWSQEFTRVTSGEFARIFSVAFVNPEVYTNLGLDQREAVAQVQASGHRREVMQTGAKRLTDFLDDIGVLRGVGRRLWKSSGLLA
- a CDS encoding C40 family peptidase, whose amino-acid sequence is MAAGTVLAPLPAAAVPEPGEPSVSRLLTDLQRLYREAERATETYNATEERLKEQRAEVRRLDGELSRVRLSLHDSRGAAGRLARQQYQGSTEISSYVRLLLARSPQHALEQGHVIGQLARERAETVGRLTGSEKKADELARKARTALDKQLALAERQKKDRDEVRGRLSDVEEMLSSLTAEQLGEIAELEEKGVQDAQRDLVTSGALGAGPAEASSAGEKAVRYAMRQLGKPYEWGAEGPRTYDCSGLTSEAWDHAGTSIPRTSQEQWARLPRVELDGLRPGDLVVYHRDATHVAMYLGAGEVVEAPRTGERIKVSPIAAHPILGAVRPDGDQASEAR
- a CDS encoding sensor histidine kinase: MRLALPRWAGTLATKAAVFITVMCCALTALLGVLVHVSVTNQTVGRARSEALSRLTDATAAYEAGDRPAPGAGVDPPGLPGALRKLAVAGDRGTMVADHQGRPTMWAAGPADGSRALAVQVDYSQQARTIDGLDRAILWSSALAIGITLLVGALAVTRVTRRLHTTAQVARRISGGDLDARVDDPRTKDPTRPQDEVAAVAAALDSMAASLQGKLQAEQRFTADVAHELRTPLTGLHAAAELLPPGRPTELVRDRVAALRTLTEDLLEISRLDTGRERLDVDTEQLGAVAERVVRGAGEPTEVVVVRDVAVETDRRRLERVLGNLVANAHRHGRGPVSLTVDGAQVVVRDHGDGYPVYLLEHGPQRFRTEGGAKGHGLGLTIALGQAEVLGARLSFANAEDGGALATLSLPVGGG
- a CDS encoding penicillin-binding transpeptidase domain-containing protein, whose translation is MTRHIRLAAVFCALLLAALLVNATRIQVFEAGGYDENPANRRQTIARYGQPRGDILVGGRPVTGSKDTGEQLRYERTYLDGPLYAPVTGFASQVYGTSLLEHAEDGVLSGADPMLAPFPLLGELTRARNPGGDVVTTLHAGAQRAAYDGLGGRKGAVAAVEPSTGRILALVSTPSYNPEALSGNGPTVARSWIGLNEDPDKPMLNRAVRQTYPPGSTFKVVTAAAALDAGVVGDVDEPTVSPDPYTLPGTSTSLTNEATGCADVSLRAAFMWSCNTVFAKLGVRVGVGDLAATAQAFGFNDAGVRIPYSVAPSTFDTTVDRAQLALSAIGQYNTRATPLQMAMVAAAVASGGQVREPYLVERTVRSGGATLTTAGSRPVRQAMHPATALRLRELMTDVVREGTGTNAAIPGVTVGGKTGTAQHGIGNSGTPYAWFVSWAEGERDVVPKVAVAVVVEDAEADRGEISGGGDAAPIARAVMEAVLGG
- a CDS encoding DUF3291 domain-containing protein, with the protein product MTPAFELAEVNIARLKFPLDSPQLKDFVDALDPVNADADSADGFVWRLQSEGGDATDIPVLGDEWLIINMSVWRDTNSLTAYMYQGRHREMLARRREWFEKVQEAMLAMWWVPAGHRPTVAEAEARLLHLRTNGPTPYAFTLRTSFPPGASQPVLGEVPEGLGCSV
- a CDS encoding FtsW/RodA/SpoVE family cell cycle protein, which encodes MSKAGTTEAQADAPAPAVRLPRRRGIELALIVVAVLLSVYGYCAVGLARAGTVPPGAAGYGAGLGVLALVAHLAVRLRAPCADPLLLPIGVLLNGLGLVLIYRLDLETPGDRAAPAQLVWSTLGVGFFIVTVVLLRDHRVLQRYAYVSVVGALGLLILPILFPSVNGARIWIRIAGFSIQPGEFAKVLLAVFFAAYLAANRGALAYAGRRVWRLQLPTGRVLGPIVAIWLLSVGVLILERDLGTSLLFFGLFVVLLYVATGRTGWIAVGLLLAALGAVAVGWLEPHVHSRVDDWLHPLASIEAGQGPNQLSQSLFSFASGGMLGTGLGLGHSVLIGFAVKSDFILATAGEELGLAGLSAIFLLYGLLVERGYRAGLALRDPFGQLLAVGLASIVALQVFVIAGGVTGLIPLTGMAMPFLAQGGSSVVTNWAIVALLVRVSDSARRRYETDGTETE
- a CDS encoding ferritin-like domain-containing protein — its product is MPTYDLYATDPGDPHWQVPATGAARFAWEYDDGRDRLLALYQKGKDKQWDGQKRIDWTLEVDPYDPLGTPDEAMSLYGTRHWAKLTEADKGELRRHYASWQFSQFLHGEQGAMVCAARIVESVPDLDAKFYSATQTMDEARHAEIYGRFLHEKIGMLYPVNDNLRSLLGDTLRDSRWDMPYLGMQVLIEGLALAAFGMIRDTTDKPLPQQILAYVMQDEARHVAFGRMALRDYYKQLTDAELREREEFVIEGCYLMRDRLRGVEVLENFGIPTPEAEQYSEQSEFLALFRQLLFSRIVPCVKDIGLWGKRLQQAYVDMGVFDLGNSNLDLLMTEDEEIAEKLDAERFAVEERERVAEVREAIENGR
- a CDS encoding SH3 domain-containing protein gives rise to the protein MSLRSRLSISLVAGALVAAAAAAPAVAGEDWGGHHQNHHPRLYKGVVTANTLLLRSAPNRGSQVIRTAHRGQIVKIFCKTVGQNIQGNPLWYLLPDGTWAWGAARYINNIGPAPRWC